The following nucleotide sequence is from Lacinutrix sp. Hel_I_90.
GAAATAAAATAAAGAATATGGCAGTGGTTCTTTTATACTTATTAAAAAATAATAAGCCGATAATCACTGCCATAAGTTCTACACTTTTTGTAAGTGTATAGTAGTTTTCTTTGAAAAAATCTTCCAATTAAATTAATTATTGTGGATAAGTAGCACTTGGTGGGACACCAGAGTGACCATCATTCAAAGGATCCCCTCCGGGCACATCTCCGCCATTTTCTCTAAATGAAGCACCAGCGCCACCTTTAAGTCCTACCTCACTTGAAGTGGGTGCTATAAATAGCGTAGTATACCCCACGGTTGTTGTAGAATCTACAGTTGTATCTGGATAAGCCCCTAAGTACACGCGTACACCATCCATAGTATACCCTAATTCTTTACTTTGGTTTTCGGCATAGTTTAAATAGTTACGCATGTCCTCTAAAGACCACCACGCCGAACGGTTATCTGCACGTTTTACGATTGAGTCACTAATAAGCGTGTGTCTTGAGTTAAAGGCTTCATCCAACACCATTGCTTCTTTTGCTGTAATAACCCCTTTGGGTTTAATAATTTCTGGCTCCATGGCTTTTACGCCACTACAGAAAAAAAAGTACATAAGTAAGGCTCCGATAATAAGACCCAATAAAAGGCTTCCTAAATTTTTCATTTGTTTTTGGTTTTAAGGTTTGTTAATTATATTAATAGCCTTTTAAATGTACTAAAAAAAAACTACTCCTTAATGTGCTCTGGTTTTGAAACTATTAAACCAATGGCGAAAGTGGAGTACATAAAAATGTTTGAGAATATATAAATACTTCTTTTTACCAAAATAAAATTTTTATCTTCTAAAATATAATATTTATCATAAAACACTAATGGCGTTATTATTAACCACCATAGAAATATAGCTACACTAATATAAAAATAGAGAGACTTCGAAAAAGTAAGTATTGATTCATTTTGCAATATTTGAATAAAATAAAAGCCAGAACAAAAGATAATTATAATAGCCCCTAAAATATAAATGGAAGGAAAACAACTAATGAATAAAGTTTCAGTTTCCATCATAATGGAACCAATGGAAAGAATTAAAAAAATTATTGTGCTGTATTTTACGAGCAGTAATTGTTTTTTATTTATCAATATTTTTTGATAAATAATTGAGAAAAATATTACTGCTAAAACATCAAAAAAAATAGTATACCACCAAAGATTAGATTTAAATTCAGTGGTCTTTAATGGTTCTAAAAATTCAAAATAATTGTAATATTTAGGATATCCACCAATAGTGCTTATTACAAATAGATAAACAAGTAGCCATATAAAAAAAATAGCAGCAGTACCTTTAAACTTTTTTAAACAAAAAAGCCCGATAATTGCTGCTAATGCTTCTATAGCATGAGTTATTAAACTATTATTTTTGTATAAAAACTCTAGCATTTTAAATTTTACTGAGGGTATCCCGACTGAGGTGGATCTCCAAGATCCCCTCTATCCATGCCTCTGGCATTAGGAATATCTCTATTTATACCATCCTTTTCTGTTGTTGGCACCATAAAAATGTTAGCTAATCCCTTAGGGTCTCCAGCTGACGTTTTAACCCCCATATAAAAACGAACACCATTTACATTAGGGTTTTCTGCTTTTATTAGGTCTAAAAAATCTTGCATATCTTGAAAAGAATACCAACAAGAACAATTGTCTGGTTGACCAGCAGCTCTATCGGTTTCACTGGCTCTTAAATTTTTCCAATTGTCACTTAATTTCTTGGCTTCGGCAGCCGTAATAATTCCTTTTGGTTCAGGCATAGTTTGAATAATTTGATTAGTAATTAGATTTTAAATGTAGGAAAAAAATGTTAAAATTATGTCTTGCTTACCCTTTTTGTTGGGTTTGGCCTTTTTTTCTTTTTATATGCCTTCCTAAATTGAAAAATATTATGGTTAAGCTTCTCTAAGCTTTGCATTTTGAATGGGGTTATGACTGCTACTAAGAACCGAGACTGAGACAAAAACTATCTACTAAATACTACCTACTGCTAATTCAAACCAAAAACTACCCCAACCACCCCTCACGATCCAAACTTCGGTATTGAATGGCCTCACTAATATGACTGCCGGTAATAACATCAGACCGTTCTAAATCTGCTATAGTACGTGATACCTTAAGAATTCTATCGTACGCTCTTGCCGATAAATTTAAACGTTCCATCGCTGTTTTTAATAAAACTTTAGAGGCCTCATCCAAAGCACAGTGTTTTGTAATTTGTTTGGTATTCATTTGCGCGTTGTAATGCACGGTGGTCGAATCATTAAAACGTGCGGTTTGCAATACCCTAGCCGCGGTGACCCGCTGTCTAATTTCTACTGAAGATTCGCCTTTACGTGTCTCACTTAATTTATCGAAAGGCACGGGGGTAACTTCAATATGAATATCAATACGGTCTAATAATGGGCCAGAAATTTTGCTCAAATAACGTTGCATTTCTGCAGGACTTGAGGTTATTGGTGAATCTGGATCGTTAAAATAACCGCTCGGACTGGGGTTCATGCTAGCCACTAGCATAAATGAGGACGGATAGGTGACGGTAAATTTAGCTCTAGAAATAGTCACTTCTCTATCTTCCAGCGGTTGCCGCATAACTTCTAAAACTTCCCGCTTAAATTCGGGGAGTTCGTCTAAAAACAACACCCCATTATGACATAGAGAAATTTCCCCAGGTTGTGGGTAACTGCCGCCGCCAACCAATGCTACATTAGAAATCGTATGGTGTGGCGACCGAAACGGACGCTGCGCCATAATACCCGTATCGGCCTTTACACGCCCTACTACAGAATGTATCTTTGTCGTTTCTAAAGCCTCTTCTAAGGTCATGGGTGGTAAAATACTTGGTAAGCGTTTCGCTAACATGGTTTTTCCGGCACCTGGCGGGCCCACTAATATTATATTATGTCCGCCAGCAGCTGCGATTTCCATACAGCGTTTTATGGATTCTTGACCTTTAACATCACTAAAATCAAATTCTGGGTAATTGAGGTTTTTTTCAAATTCTGCTTTGGTGTCGATAATGGTTTGCTCAATAGGATCTCCTTTATCAAAAAAATTAATGACTTGTTTAATATTATCAATGCCAAACACTTTCAAGCCTTCTACAATAGCAGCTTCTTTAGCATTTTGCGAAGGTAAAATAAAGCCTTTATAGCCTTCTTCTAAGGCTTTAACCGCAATGGGTAGTGCCCCACGAATAGGCTGCAAACTCCCATCTAAAGACAACTCGCCCATGATAAGGTAGTCTTCTATGTTTTCTGCTTCAATTTGTTTGGAAGCCGCTAAAATACCAACGGCTAAGGTTAAATCGTACGCACTGCCTTCTTTTCTTAAGTCGGCAGGCGCCATATTAATCGTAATCTTTTTTCCTGGAATTTTATACCCATTATTTTGCAGTGCCGCAGCAATGCGATAATTGCTTTCTTTAATGGCATTATCGGGAAGCCCTACTAAATGATAACCAATGCCAAAATCAACATTAACTTCTACTGTAATGGTTGTGGCATCGACACCAAAAACAGCACTGCCATAAACTTTTTTGAGCATAGAACTGATAGTTTTCCTTAAATGTAAGAAAATTCAATGAATTAATAGTCATGCGATTACATACAGTGCAGAAGCTCTTTTTTACTTTAGTGTTACCTACAACTCCTTACTTTTTCATTGACACATGTACATGGTATTTATCCTCATACAGCACCCAATCAAATCCTGCTAAAACAGCCAGGCCTGCTAACCGCCCTAACTTATTACCATCTCTATCACTAGTCGTTAAATCTGCGCCTCGACCTTCATAATGCACGCTTGATGTGGCATGTTCATTATTTTCGTCCCAAGCTTCGGTAAGTCTTAGTTTTATTTCAGGACCCCATTCTTGTATCACGAGATCTGCCAGAGCATTTAGCTTCTCATTCATTTTGCTTGTCATGTAACGATCGGCACCTGTGCCCTCTTCATCTTTAAAAATGATTTTCGCATTATCATTTTTAACCAGAGCATCAAATTCTGGGGTTCCTCTTAAAATTTTTCCTGAAATACGTCCCACGACATCTAATTCTTTTTCCTTAGGAACGTGTTCTCCTAAATTTAAAGTTTCGGGTAAACTTAAATCGGTACTACTTGGTCTATACACCCAATGCCAAGGTTCGTCTATTTGTAAATTTTGATAAAAGTTATAGGTCGCTGCATTGGCATCTAACCAATCCCACACCCAGGTGGTTCTCCATGCCGTAGTGGCTTGTGTATTGGTTTTATTCCTATACAATTTCCCGTCTTGGATGTTTTTTATATCAATGGCTAAGCCATTGTTGTGATTACTATACCCCGGTGTTGCTATGCGTGCTCTGGTGTATGCTGCTAAATGCGATGCTGCGGCATCACCATGTGCTCCGCCTTGCAGCGCTTCCCGCTCTGTTCTTGTCGCTGAATAATATTGATTGGTAACTAAGTCGTTCCAAATTGTAAATTGATGGGAGGCTGAGCGGTACGCACTGGAGAGGCCTACCTCAACATTTTTTCCAGCGCTTGTGATTTCTGCTCGAATGGCTTGCAACATATTAATTGCCGCTTGTGCCGCATTGGTTCTTAATTTAAAGCGGCCTTCTACAGGTGCCAACTCATTTGCCGGCACATCGTTTACGAAGGTTTGATTGGCTTTCCGTGCCAGATTAATGTCGTACACGCGTTTTAAAAACGTTAGTTGTTCTGGTGTGGCACCAGGCCATGTTAATCCTGATGATCCCAGTGACTGCTGGGTAGCATAGGTGGCCATTTCAGAAAACGGCCTAACTACTTCTGGTGGTAAATAATTAAAAGCATGGGTTCGCCCCGAAAAATTAAGCGCCGTTTTCTCTCGACGTGGTTTTTTTATGACTTCTTTAGGTCTTGGTTTTGATTTTGAAAAATTATTTATGTTTTGATAACGTATCATAGCGTTTTGATTTACATATTAATGAGAGGCATCATACACATTTGTTTTAAATAATTTGATTTCGGAAAGCCGTCTTTTAACTAAGCCCGAAAGTCCTCCGTTGGTGACATCTTTCATCTCATCTGCTCCTTTGGCATAGTGCCCCGCATTGATGTACTTTTTAATTTTAGTTTCTCCTTTTCCAGCGCCTCCAACATTTAAGAAATTAGACCCTGTATTGAATAGCAGACTGACTAAAGCGTCAAACTCGTATTGATAAAGGGGCACAGTGATGTCTCTTTGTACTGCTTTTTCAAAATTTGGCAAACGTTTTAAAAACAGCGCGTCTGCTTTTACTTTACTTATGCCTCCTGTAAACTCGGAAGGCAGCGTAATGTCTTCACATTTGTTTTTAGCTATCAAATGGCCATAACCAATGGTACAATAGCCCAGTGCATCGTTATAGGCGTTTTCTACAAAACCCTCCCACTCTTTAATAAAAGCTATGCCTTTAGCGCTTGTTTTTAAAGTTTTAGGGTCTACCCTTGCTGCATTTTGACCAAAAACTAAATGCTGGTACATTCTCGCGTATTCTGGCCGCACCGATTCAAAATGACTTCTTCGTTTAGTCGCTGTTGGTAGTGCTTTCGTTTTTACATAAAAACTACCCGTTTTAAACGTTTTAATATCTTTGTCTAACTGAAGAAATCGATTGCTCATTGCTTTTTTATTAAATTATACGATGCTTTATATTACCGTGCCGTCACCATATAGTTTATAACGTTGTATTTTTATTACATCACTTCCAATAGATCGAGAAAAACGATAATTAAAGGTCACTTCAATCATAGACATGGATTGCCCGCCATTATTTGAGGTATAATTCTGAGGATCTGCCATTAATTTTGCTTCAACTTTTAAACCCCATCCTATTGCATCGTTAGATTCAACATGATCCATATCTATATAGCCTACGCCATAGCCATTGTATTTAAATGACAAATCGAATTTTGCAGATATTTCATCAGTAGCATAATTTTCGAATTTTTTATAAACGCGTATCGTTTTCTTTTGCCACACCCCTTTGTTTTGAAAGGAGGTATCATCACTAGGTAACTTAGACCCTTCCATTCTTGCTAGTTTAACGTCAATATCGCCTTCAGTTTGCGCCCAACCAAATTCAAAAATTTTCCAGCCAACACCAACGGCTGCAACCACGGCTGCCGCTGCTGCAGGCGCAATTTTTTGAGTGGAATACTTAGACTTGGTTTTAGACATAAAACCTTTCTTTTTTGTGTTATTAGCATCGAAACCTGTTAACTCTTTTTCTAAAAATAAAAATCTATTACTCATGACTGTATTTATTTTAATTGAACGTCTTTCATTTTTTATGCTTTAACCGCTATAGTACCAGTTAATTCGCAATTAGGGTTTGTATTATTAACAAAGAAGAAGGTGAGATAATAATTTCCAGACTCTAAATCATTCCATGTTTTAGTATCTGGACCTCCTATTCTAAATTGTTTTGTGCCCTTTTCATCGTCTGGCCAATAATCTACCGACCTCGTTAATGTCACATTTAACTCGTTAAGTGTTGAACAATTAAGTGGCGTCCAACTGGAATCAATTTGAACCTCAACGGTGCTGCCACTTACTGCAAACACTCTGCTCTTTAAATATCTGTGCTTGATACTTATGGTACTATTGAAACTAGATTGAGACGATAAAGTCTCTAAAACTTCTTTTTTATGATTGGCTTCAATGGTGTTTAACTTATCTAAATCATTTAAAAAGTCTTTAGTTTCAATCTTGTCACTATCCTCAGGAGGTTCCTCTTTTTTTTCGGTCTTATGGACTACACGCTCGTTACTTTCAGTAGCCTCCTTGTCTTTTGGCTTATCCTCTTCTAGCAACTCATGAATTTTTTTGGTGAACTCTTTATCTGTTTCTTTTTCTAGAAAGTCGAACTTTTTATCCATGGCGATCGACCCCAAGTCGTATGAGCTAGCCATTTCCATACTTTGAGCAATTTTATCAAAAATAGCATGATCATTTTTTAGTTTATCTTCAATTTTCTGGTTGTCATTTTTATCAAATAGCCCATGATTTTTATCTTTTATAGCTTCCTCTGGATCTTTTGCGACACGTTGTTTATCAAATTGTTTTTTGCCTGTTAAAATCGACTTAATATCCTCTTCAAATTTTTTATCTTGTTCCCGAATGGCCTCCTCATCTAAGAGGTCTTCTGAATTTACCACAACCGCATCATGAGCTTCAACCGCTTCATTATTGGAAGTCGCTGTCTCTGGCGTATTTGTCTTTTTAGAGGCATCTGCCTGTTCATTAGACTGTTGTTTTACAAAATTATCTTCTTTTTCAAAATAGGCATTTGCCGCACTGTAGTCTTCATTGTTTTCATCTGAAACTTCTTCATAATCTAAAGGCGACTCTTGCGCCTGCTTTTGTTGCTGGGAGTCATAACTATGCGCATGACTCATGGTAGTATCATCGTGGTCATAACTTAAACTTTGTGGTAAGACGAGTTCTATTTTTTCGTTTTTATCATAATGACCAGAAGTTCCTTTTTCCTGTTGATTTGTTGCAAGCTCTGGCTCCAATGGATGGGGCGTTTCTGTACGCATAGCCCTCACACTTGTTTTTGGGTTTTTGGCACTCTTAATTATAAAACTTTTATGTTTAAGCATGACTATTATTTTTTATTATTAAGCTTCATTTTATAGATGGTGAAAGGATCTGAGACAATTATAAGTTCATTATCGTTTTCATTTATATGTTCTTCGTTTACTTTTATATTAAGTATTCCATTATCTGCATTTTCCAGTTCTGCCAGCTTGCCATTAAAGACAGCAACGGGAGAATATTTTTTATCAACCACAAGATTATCGCCTTCGACC
It contains:
- a CDS encoding YifB family Mg chelatase-like AAA ATPase, whose product is MLKKVYGSAVFGVDATTITVEVNVDFGIGYHLVGLPDNAIKESNYRIAAALQNNGYKIPGKKITINMAPADLRKEGSAYDLTLAVGILAASKQIEAENIEDYLIMGELSLDGSLQPIRGALPIAVKALEEGYKGFILPSQNAKEAAIVEGLKVFGIDNIKQVINFFDKGDPIEQTIIDTKAEFEKNLNYPEFDFSDVKGQESIKRCMEIAAAGGHNIILVGPPGAGKTMLAKRLPSILPPMTLEEALETTKIHSVVGRVKADTGIMAQRPFRSPHHTISNVALVGGGSYPQPGEISLCHNGVLFLDELPEFKREVLEVMRQPLEDREVTISRAKFTVTYPSSFMLVASMNPSPSGYFNDPDSPITSSPAEMQRYLSKISGPLLDRIDIHIEVTPVPFDKLSETRKGESSVEIRQRVTAARVLQTARFNDSTTVHYNAQMNTKQITKHCALDEASKVLLKTAMERLNLSARAYDRILKVSRTIADLERSDVITGSHISEAIQYRSLDREGWLG
- a CDS encoding D-alanyl-D-alanine carboxypeptidase family protein, yielding MIRYQNINNFSKSKPRPKEVIKKPRREKTALNFSGRTHAFNYLPPEVVRPFSEMATYATQQSLGSSGLTWPGATPEQLTFLKRVYDINLARKANQTFVNDVPANELAPVEGRFKLRTNAAQAAINMLQAIRAEITSAGKNVEVGLSSAYRSASHQFTIWNDLVTNQYYSATRTEREALQGGAHGDAAASHLAAYTRARIATPGYSNHNNGLAIDIKNIQDGKLYRNKTNTQATTAWRTTWVWDWLDANAATYNFYQNLQIDEPWHWVYRPSSTDLSLPETLNLGEHVPKEKELDVVGRISGKILRGTPEFDALVKNDNAKIIFKDEEGTGADRYMTSKMNEKLNALADLVIQEWGPEIKLRLTEAWDENNEHATSSVHYEGRGADLTTSDRDGNKLGRLAGLAVLAGFDWVLYEDKYHVHVSMKK
- a CDS encoding lysozyme; translated protein: MSNRFLQLDKDIKTFKTGSFYVKTKALPTATKRRSHFESVRPEYARMYQHLVFGQNAARVDPKTLKTSAKGIAFIKEWEGFVENAYNDALGYCTIGYGHLIAKNKCEDITLPSEFTGGISKVKADALFLKRLPNFEKAVQRDITVPLYQYEFDALVSLLFNTGSNFLNVGGAGKGETKIKKYINAGHYAKGADEMKDVTNGGLSGLVKRRLSEIKLFKTNVYDASH